From Rutidosis leptorrhynchoides isolate AG116_Rl617_1_P2 chromosome 3, CSIRO_AGI_Rlap_v1, whole genome shotgun sequence, a single genomic window includes:
- the LOC139900300 gene encoding uncharacterized protein yields MTKSTVPISHMHLFMKIMSINIRGFGGDENKESKIGWFRKMRLNELPDIVAIKESKCNVVDNKWVELIWGSSNFQYIQKPKVGKSGGMLMIWDPPIFVVNEAIEKDHFLAIKGIWKGKTKESIIVNVYGPHKDSLRKKFWDDLEHLMNYKDAEWVIGGDFNEVRCEEERQNSVFIERKANLFNDFIEKCHLIEVSLIGKRFTRISNDGKKFSKLDRFLVTDEFLQSWGDVSEFDNVIVEAWNKAVIDSRPDCVFLNKLKNVKEALREWSKQRYGSIDKEIEEWKSATVLSDFERSEWLNARYKWLQKEKEKSGMLK; encoded by the exons ATGACCAAATCTACTGTTCCAATTTCGCACATGCATCTTTTCATGAAGATAATGTCTATAAACATTCGTGGTTTCGGTGGAGATGAGAACAAGGAAAGTAAGATAGGGTGGTTTAGGAAAATGCGTTTAAATGAATTACCGGACATAGTGGCTATTAAGGAAAGTAAATGCAACGTTGTAGACAACAAATGGGTGGAATTAATCTGGGGCTCTTCAAATTTTCAATACATTCAAAAACCGAAAGTTGGTAAGTCAGGGGGTATGTTAATGATTTGGGATCCACCAATTTTTGTAGTAAACGAAGCTATAGAAAAAGACCATTTTCTTGCTATCAAAGGCATCTGGAAAGGGAAAACAAAAGAATCAATCATCGTCAATGTATACGGGCCTCATAAAGATAGTTTAAGGAAAAAATTTTGGGATGACCTTGAACATCTGATGAATTACAAAGATGCGGAATGGGTGATCGGTGGGGACTTTAACGAGGTAAGATGCGAAGAAGAACGCCAAAACAGTGTCTTCATAGAACGAAAGGCAAATCTCTTTAATGATTTCATAGAAAAATGCCATCTCATCGAAGTCTCATTAATAGGAAAACGCTTCACGAGAATCAGTAATGATGGAAAGAAATTTAGTAAACTCGATCGTTTCCTGGTAACTGATGAATTTTTGCAATCATGGGGCGATGTTTCG GAGTTCGATAATGTAATTGTAGAGGCATGGAACAAAGCTGTGATCGATTCAAGACCTGATTGTGTGTTTCTGAATAAACTGAAAAATGTAAAAGAAGCATTACGCGAATGGAGCAAACAGAGGTATGGGTCCATCGATAAAGAAATTGAAGAGTGGAAAAGTGCTACAGTTCTATCAGATTTCGAACGATCGGAATGGCTAAACGCAAGATATAAATGGCTCCAAAAAGAGAAAGAAAAATCGGGTATGTTAAAATAA